TGGTAAAGCAACTTATCTGGCAGATCGTCATTAAAAAGTTTAGAAACATATGCTTCGGCCTTTTTAACAATGTCATTCTTACTTTCCTCTGTGTCAGTTTCTTTTTTTTCAGTGTCTTTTTTAATCGTCATAAAATATTGTAGGTTGATAGTATGCGCTCCCGATTATATAGCTTCCTGCCAGGTCACACATCTGAACTCCGGGTGTTTACTGAGAAATGTTTCTACAAATTCGCACCCGGGTATAATCTGAATATGCTCCTTTTGGGCAAAAATCAATGCATTGTGCAATAATGATGAAGCGACTCCTTTCCCCCTCAGATCTTCATGCACATTGATATAATTAAGGTCAAATACATGCGGTGATATCTGTCTGAATTGCAGATAACCCTCTTTACCATCAACAGTAGTGGTAAACCTTTTGCCAACCATATCTAATTTAACGGAACAGTCCATAGGCTTTTTATTTAAAGTTTATAATGCTGATGTAAAAAGCATGCCAACGTTAAAAAAGTGCTTACGGAAGAAGGTGGCGCGTAGTGCGAGGCATGCGCCACCGCCGAATGTGGCGGAGATTCCACAACAAGGAACCCCAATGGCCTGTTACTCTGATACTAATGCTATGGAACATCATTTGTACCTGTTAACAGAAAAAAGAGGAAATATGTCACTGTTTAAGAATAGAAACG
This region of Fulvivirga ulvae genomic DNA includes:
- a CDS encoding GNAT family N-acetyltransferase — protein: MDCSVKLDMVGKRFTTTVDGKEGYLQFRQISPHVFDLNYINVHEDLRGKGVASSLLHNALIFAQKEHIQIIPGCEFVETFLSKHPEFRCVTWQEAI